The Euphorbia lathyris chromosome 3, ddEupLath1.1, whole genome shotgun sequence genome contains a region encoding:
- the LOC136223970 gene encoding tyrosine--tRNA ligase, chloroplastic/mitochondrial-like: protein MAARTLLHSSQSQSHLKLFSSFFPFSISYSTNLNPRLLRKNPIFLSSTPPLRCLQSAATQHPTQTHEAPRLPNLVDILEERGLLESITTENLRSASSISNTTLKVYCGFDPTAESLHLGNLLGIIVLSWFQKCGHKAVAVIGGATARIGDPSGKSLERPELDADTLEKNTNGITETLTRIFNKNSSLSSPIVVMNNYDWWRDVRLLDFLKQVGRYARVGTMMAKESVKKRLESEQGMSYTEFTYQLLQAYDFVYLFQNEGVNAQIGGSDQWGNITAGTELIRKVLQPKDGAEAYGLTFPLLLKSDGTKFGKSENGAIWLSPLLLSPYKFYQYLFSVPDADVIRFLKMLTFLELKEIDELEMGMKRPGYVPNTAQRRLAEEVTRFVHGEEGLVEAVKATEALRPGAETKLDWKTIEGIAEDVPSCSLAYVQVINLSLVDLSVSSGLLETKSAARRLLKQGGLYLNNSRVDSEGKRIEADDIVDGKVLLLSAGKKNKVVIRIS, encoded by the coding sequence ATGGCTGCGAGGACACTCCTCCATTCCTCCCAATCCCAATCCCATCTCAAACTCTTCTCTTCCTTCTTTCCCTTTTCCATTTCTTATTCTACTAACTTAAACCCACGTCTCCTCAGGAAAAATCCCATCTTCCTCTCCTCTACCCCTCCTCTCAGATGCCTACAATCTGCAGCTACGCAGCACCCCACGCAAACTCATGAAGCACCTCGCCTGCCCAACCTGGTCGATATCCTCGAGGAAAGGGGCTTGCTTGAATCCATTACCACTGAAAATCTCAGGTCCGCTTCTTCAATTTCTAACACTACTCTCAAAGTTTATTGCGGCTTTGATCCCACTGCTGAGAGCTTACACTTAGGTAATCTTCTTGGCATCATTGTGCTTTCTTGGTTCCAGAAGTGCGGCCACAAGGCTGTCGCTGTGATTGGTGGCGCCACCGCCAGAATCGGCGACCCTTCTGGCAAGAGCCTAGAAAGACCCGAGCTTGATGCCGATACTTTGGAGAAGAATACTAATGGAATTACTGAAACCCTAACTAGAATTTTCAATAAGAACTCGAGTTTGAGCAGCCCAATTGTTGTTATGAATAATTACGACTGGTGGAGAGATGTTAGATTACTGGATTTTCTGAAACAAGTGGGAAGGTATGCTAGAGTGGGTACTATGATGGCGAAGGAGAGTGTGAAAAAGAGGCTTGAATCTGAACAAGGAATGAGTTATACTGAATTTACATACCAGCTTCTGCAAGCGTATGATTTTGTGTACCTTTTTCAAAATGAGGGTGTTAATGCTCAGATTGGGGGAAGTGACCAATGGGGAAATATAACTGCTGGAACTGAACTTATTAGAAAAGTTTTGCAGCCAAAAGATGGAGCTGAGGCCTATGGGTTAACATTCCCTCTTTTATTGAAGAGTGATGGTACCAAATTTGGGAAATCAGAGAATGGTGCCATTTGGCTCTCCCCATTACTCCTATCTCCCTACAAGTTTTACCAGTACTTGTTCTCTGTACCTGATGCTGATGTTATTAGGTTCTTAAAGATGCTTACTTTCTTGGAATTGAAGGAGATTGATGAACTGGAAATGGGAATGAAGAGGCCTGGTTATGTGCCTAACACAGCTCAGCGTAGGCTTGCTGAAGAAGTGACCCGTTTTGTTCATGGTGAAGAAGGATTGGTTGAGGCTGTTAAGGCAACTGAGGCCTTGAGACCTGGAGCAGAGACCAAACTGGACTGGAAAACTATTGAAGGAATTGCTGAGGATGTTCCTTCCTGCTCCTTAGCTTATGTTCAAGTTATCAATCTTTCTCTTGTTGATCTGTCAGTTTCTTCTGGCTTGCTTGAGACTAAATCAGCTGCAAGACGCCTATTGAAGCAAGGCGGCCTCTACTTGAACAATAGCAGAGTTGATAGTGAAGGTAAGAGAATTGAGGCTGATGATATTGTGGATGGGAAAGTTCTCCTTTTATCCGCTGGCAAGAAGAACAAGGTGGTTATACGTATATCTTGA